The following is a genomic window from Butyricimonas faecihominis.
ACATCCGAAAAGACACCTTTTTCATTCACCCGGACGGTTTCCCCGCGGGATAGTCTTTGTATCCCGCCAAGAATACTTTTCAGGGAATGCAGCATACGGCGATCAATGAACAAATAGCCTAAAATCAACACGGAAATGTTACCCAAGATCAAGAGGAGGTTGAGAACCGGGAAAAACTTCATTTCCGTGATTTGTTGCATATTGTCGAAATTTGGAGAGCTATCATTTAGGTCGCTGGCAGCGAACATCTCTTCATCCCTTTTGTAGCCTGTCGGCGAATCGTCTTTCAAATGGGATTTCGCGAGTGTGGAGATGTCTCCCAGCGTGGTGGTGTCCGGTAACAATCCGGGGAGATTGACGGCCCAACGGATATTTCTTTGTTTGTCATCGAGTAGCATGACCCACATTTGCTGTTCCTTGACCTGCACGAGTAACAGGGAGTCGACCTTGAAATTATTATTCTCGATGTGCAAGCGATCAGCCAGCTTGCGGATAAATTGTGCTGGCGGCTGGGAAACCCCGGCTTTCAGGTAATAGTGGACGACGAGCGAGTAGATGAGAATGTTCACGGAGATTAGCAAGATGGCCCCGATGAGAACTCGTTTCCCGATACGCTTTATGGAATGTTGCAGGTCTTTCATGGCTTTATAGGATAAGTTTGTAACCAAGCCCCTTGATCGTGATGAGAGATTCCGGGGAGGAAGGGGTCATTTCTATCTTTTCCCGGATACGCCGGATGTGGGCCATAAGGGAATTTTCATACCCGTAGAGATTATCGCCCCACGCTTCCGCGCAAAGGGCATCCATGGTAACGATGCGGTTGGCCGATTTGTAGAGTACGTTCAAAATGGCGTGTTCTCTGGCGGTGAGCGGGAAGGTCTCGCCTTGGCGGTTTATTTCTGCCTTGTCGAAATCGATGGTGCAATGGGCCAGCTCGATCACTGTTTTCTCATTTTTGTATGATCGGCGAAGAATGGCGCTCAGCCGGAGAAGGAGTTCTTTGGGAAGAAACGGTTTGGTCATGTAATCGTCGCCCCCGGCATCTAGTCCCGTGAACATGTCTTCCGGCTTGTCCCGGGCGGTTAGAAACAGGATAGGAATGTCCTTGATCTGCCGAATGTCTTTCATCAGGGAAAATCCATCCCTGTCCGGGAGATTCACGTCCAAGATGGCGAGATCGGGGAAGGAGGTGTGGCAGGCGACAATGGCTTCTTGCGCGGAACCGGCGGTGGTGATGGAAGAAAAACCGTCTTCTCGAAGAATACTTTCGATGAGGTCCAGTAATTGTCGTTCGTCATCGACAATCAGGATGTGTTTTCTTTTGATGAAATTGAATTCTTTATCCATAGTGACGCCGTTTTCCATGATTCTCTATACAAATCTAGGGAAAAAAAACGTGAAATCTAGCGGGTGGGATGAAATGTAAGGTAAATGTAAGGAAGGCGTAAGCTACTCGCAAGGATTCGGGAGTATATTTGTTAAAAAATCGAACGAATGGAGATCAATAAATATTTAGGCTTGATTTTATTGTTTTGCGTGACGTCGGTGGCGTATGCGCGGCAAGATGAGAAAGGATGTATCGTGAAAGGATGGGTGAAGGACACGGTGTCGTTGAAAGCGATCGCATATGCCACGGTGCAGGTGGCGGAGGCGGAACATCGAACAATTCCCGTGAAGCTGACGGTGACCGATACGAATGGCTTTTTTAAGGTGGGACCTTTGGCGGTAGGGAAGTATGTACTTACTTTTTCTCACGTGGGTTATCGGGGGGTAGTGTGGGAATTCCGGGTTGAGGCAGGACGGGACGAGATGAGTGTGGGAACATTGTACATGGTGGCGTCCGCGGAGAGATTGCAGGAGGTGGATGTGGTTGCTAGGAAGTTGCCGATCCGGTTTGAGGTGGATAAAATTACTTATGACATGGGGGATGATCCTGACGCGAAGAATGAAAGCGTGCTGGAGGTGTTACGTAAGGTTCCATTGGTGACCGTTGACGGGATGGATGGCATTGAACTGAACGGGAGAAAATGCAGTATTTATATAAACGGACGCCCGTCGGGGCTGGTGAAACAGCAACCGGGAAAGGGATTGAAAGGGATTCCCGCCGTAGCGGTGAAAAAGATCGAGGTGATCACGGACCCGGGTGCGAAATATGATGCATCGGAGGTGGGTGGTATTATAAATATTGAAATGGCGAGGATGGGGCTGGAGGGATATTCCTTGTATGTCGTGGGAGGCGGGGATGATTACGGGACTTGGAATGTGGCCGCGAACGGGATGTTGAAGTATGGTAAATTGTCGTTGTCGTCTTTCTTGTCTTATTATGACGTGGGGGCGAGGAGGTCGGAGTATCATAACGTGTTGGAGAACCTGAACGATCAGGAGCAACGTTATCTCGTGTGGGATATGAATAGCGAGGTGATCCAGCCGATGACTTGGGGAAATGTCGAGGTGAGTTACGAGGTGGATTCGTTGAATTTGTTGACGTTTTCTTTTTCTTCCCGGCAGACGGATTCGAGGTGGAAACAGACGGGATGGAATGAGGCGCGACGAGAGGATCATGCTTCTTTGTATGAATACGGGGTGTCAGAGAGAATCGGGATGGACGATGGGACTCGGGAGGTTGCATTTAATTATCAACGAACGTTCGAGAATCCGGATCACGTGTTTACGCTTTCTTATATGTATAATCGAACACCCTCGGAAGGATATACAAACCGAGACGTGTTTGATTTCCAAAAGATGGATGAGGGGGTGAAGTTTTCTCCTTATGAAACTCGGAACCGGAATAAGGCTTACACGGGAGAACACACGGTGCAGGCAGATTACGTGAATCGGTTTAGTGCGGTACACGCTTTGGAGAGCGGGGTAAAGTATATTCGGAGGAACACGTCGAGCAAGAGTTTTTATCGGGAGCGAACGGATGCGGGAGCGGATTGGGGAATGCAGGCTGAACGGATGGAGAAACTTTTGCACGTGCAGGATATTTATGCTGCCTATGCCGCTTATTCGTTCAACTATAAGAAGTTCGGGATGAAGTTGGGGGCTCGTTTTGAACAGGCAACTTTGGATGTTTCTTTGTACCCGGATACGCAACCGGATTTTGATGCCCGTTTTTCTAATTTGGTACCCTCCGTGGCGTTATCGTTTCAGGCGGCCCGGACACGGGTGTGGAAGTTGGGGTATAATATGCGGATTATGCGACCGGGAGTTGGTTTGCTGAACCCGTACCAGTCGGAAACGAATGCCAGCGTGGTGTCTTACGGGAATAGCCGTTTGAAGGCGGAACGCTTTCATCATGTCAGTTTCGGGTTTAGTTCCTTCGCCTCGAAATGGATGGTGAACGCCAGTCTCGATTATCGTTATGCCGGGAACGCGATTCAAGGGTATGGCTTTGTGAGCGAGGAGGGACGGGTGGAGAATACCTACGGAAATATCGGGAAGGAGAATAGCGTGGCGTTGAATCTGTTCGTGAATTGTAATTTGAAGAGTAAGACCAGCGTGCGTTTGAACGGAAACGTGGCATATATTGATTTGGAGAGTAAGGAAGTACCGTCAAGCGCGTGTGGATGGCAATATTCGGTGACAGGGATGGTACAACAGACGTTGGGATGGGGTATCCGGACGATGGTGCAGGGTGGTTATATCGGTTCCCGGGTCAGCCTGCAAACGGATTATCCGGGGAGTTATTATTACGTGTTGCAGGTAAATAAGAGTTTCTTGAAAGATCGTTTTACCTTGTCTTTGGTGGCTAGTAATATTTTTGATAATGAACGGAAGTCGAAAGGGAAGAAAATAGGAGCGGGGTATGTCCAGCATTTTGGGAATGTCATGGAATATTCGAGTGTGCAGTTTTGGTTGTCTTACCGGATCGGGAACTTACGGGCCGCGGTGAAGAAGGTAAAAAGAGGAATTGTGAATGACGATGTGCTGAAAGAGTGAGCGGGGGCTTTAGAATGCAATTTGTGTAGAAAAAGTATAAATATTGGATCATTTTTGTCAGATGGTTGATAATTGTGTTATCTTTGATTGACTTGCTGTAGGAATCAAGTTTAAAATGCGTGTGAAATTTATACTTTTTAGATGAAATTATTAGTTAATCTATGTTCGTATTTGGGATATGGAATGTTGTGGGGAGTTAGTTTTTTACCTTTACCCGTGATGTATCTGGTGACAGATGTGTTGTTCGTTATTTTGTTTTATGGTGTTCATTATCGTCGGAAAGTGGTCGATATGAATTTGCGGAATTCTTTCCCGGAGAAGAGCGAGGAAGAGCGAAAGCGAATCGCCCGGAAGTACTATCGCCATTTGTGTGATACTTTTGCCGAGTTTTATAAATTGTGGCATATCTCGGAGGACGAAATCAAGAGGCGTTGTGTGATGGTGAATATGGATGTACCGCACCGTTATTTCGAACAAGGACGTAGCGTGATTGCTTTTTCCGGGCATTACGGGAATTGGGAGATGATGTATTCTTATAAGTTGTGGGAGAAGGATGTCGAATTGATCCCGATTTATAAGCCGATACATAATAAGGTGTTTGATCGGATGACTTGTAAGATCAGGAGCCGCTTCGGGGCCACGCCTTTGGCAAAAGCGGATACGCTACGGGTGATGTTGAGGAATCAACAGGAGGGAAAGATTACGATGACCGGGTTTATTGGTGACCAGACACCTAATAAACGCTCTCTTCATTTCTGGACTCGTTTCTTGAATCAAGACACGGCCGTACTGGAGGGAACGGAAAGGATCGCCCGGAAGTTAAACCAGCCGGTGGTTTTCGTGAATATGCGTAAGGTGAAACGGGGCTATTATCATGCCGAGTTTTACGATCTTTGTTCCGACCCGCAAAGTCTGGAACCGGGGGAGTTGACTCGTATGCACATCCAGATGCTGGAACGTTTTATCCGGGAGGAACCGGCGTATTGGTTATGGTCACATCGGAGGTGGAAACATAAAAGGGCGGTTGTAGCGTAAAAAAGAGGGTGTGTCAAAAGTCATTTTTCAAACTCCCTCCCCCCTTCGGGGTACTCCCTCTATAAACAGAGGGAGAGTTGAAATACTTCCTGTCTTCGGGAAGAGTCACCAGCTCCTCCTCTGTTTATAGAGGAGGTGGCACGAAGTGACGGAGGAGTTTTTTTCCGATAAAATGACTTTTGACACACTCTCTTTTTATGCAGTGATGTTTTAACACTATTTCATTGCTTCCTCGATAGAAACAGCAACAGCAACGGTGGCTCCAACCATCGGATTGTTACCCATTCCAAGGAATCCCATCATTTCCACGTGGGCGGGAACGGAGGATGAACCCGCAAATTGGGCGTCTCCGTGCATCCGGCCAAGCGTGTCGGTGAAACCATAGCTAGCCGGTCCGGCAGCCATGTTGTCTGGGTGAAGGGTACGTCCGGTACCACCACCAGAGGCAACAGAGAAGTATTTTCTTCCGGTTTCCATACACTCTTTTTTGTAGGTTCCGGCAACCGGGTGTTGGAAACGAGTCGGGTTGGTTGAGTTTCCGGTGATGGAAACGTCTACACCCTCGTGACGCATGATAGCTACGCCTTCCCGAACATCGTCAGCCCCGTAACATCTTACTTGGGCACGTTCGCCTTTAGAATATGCTTTTTCTTTCACGATTTTCAGTTCTCCGGTGTAGTAGTCGAATTCGGTTTGCACGTAAGTGAAGCCGTTGATGCGGGAGATAATCATGGCAGCGTCTTTACCCAAACCGTTCAAGATTACTTTCAACGGTTGTTGACGTACTTTGTTTGCTGATTTTGCGATACCGATGGCACCTTCTGCCGCGGCGAAAGATTCGTGTCCAGCAAGGAATGCAAAGCATTTGGTTTCTTCACGGAGTAACATGGCAGCCAAGTTTCCATGGCCTAAACCCACTTTACGATCGGCAGCAACAGATCCGGGAATACAGAATGACTGTAAACCTTCTCCGATTGCTTCTGCGGCTTCAGCAGCTTTTTTGCATCCTTTTTTGATTGCGATAGCTGCACCGACTACATAAGCCCAAGCTGCATTTTCGAATGCGATGGGTTGAATATCTTTACACATTTTGTAGGGGTCGATCCCTTTGGCATCACAGATGGCTTTTGCCTCTTCGATGTCTTTTATTCCGTAATTATTTAGAACCGTGTTAATTTGATTAATCCGACGGTCGTAACTTTCAAATAAAGCCATAATTAATTTTAGATTTAATGATTACAAAGTCGCGGGCGACTTTTGTGATTTCAGATTTTTTGATTAGGTGATAATCACTTAATCATAAATCGTAAATCACTAAATTGTTTTATTCTTGACGCGGATCGATGTATTTTACTGCATCCGCAAAACGACCGTATGATCCTGTTGCTTTTTCGACAGCTTCTTTGGGATCAATACCTTTTTTCAACATATCGGTAAATTTACCCAAGTGGATGAATTCGTAACCGATGACTTCTCCGTCTTCATCAAGCCCCATACGGGTTACATAACCTTCGGCCATTTCAAGGTAACGGGTACCTTTGGCTTTGGTTCCGAACATGGTTCCTACTTGACTTCTCATGCCTTTACCCAAGTCTTCGAGGCTGGCCCCGATGGGAAGTCCGCCTTCCGAGAAAGCACTTTGGCTACGGCCGTAAACGATTTGCAGGAAGAGTTCGCGCATAGCTGTGTTGATGGCATCACAAACGAGGTCCGTGTTCAAGGCTTCCAGTAAAGTTTTGCCCGGTAAAATCTCGGAGGCCATAGCCGCGGAGTGGGTCATTCCGGAGCAACCGATCGTCTCGATCAATGCTTCTTCGATAATCCCGTCCTTGATGTTCAAGGTCAATTTACAAGCTCCCTGTTGTGGGGCACACCAGCCGATACCGTGAGTCAATCCTGAAATGTCCTTGATCTCTTTGGAACGAACCCATTTCCCTTCTTCCGGGATAGGTGCCGGACCGTGATTCGGTCCTTTTTTCACAACACACATGTGTTGTACTTCATGTGAGTAAATCATTGTTTTTGTTTTTTTGTTGATATATTGTTAAATACCTTGTCTTTGTTTTAAAGTCGGGCAAAATTAACACATTTGTTTTGGATAAAAAACATCTTATAAAACATAAAATCGTGCATACGTTTGCATGATAAAATATTGTAATATAGTGTATTATTGGTGGAGTTTCAATGGAAAGGAAATAATGATTGTTGTGTTTGGCTTTTTGTTTCTTTATGCCTAGTTTTGAGGAATAAAATGTAAGAGGATGAGAAAGTTGTTATTTATTTGGCTTGTTGGAGTATTGGTTTTCCTTTTCGAAAGTTGTAGCGAGCCCCGGCAGGTAAAGTACGTGTTCTATTTTATCGGTGATGGTATGGGGGTCAATCAGGTGAACGGGACAGAAATGTTTCTGGCCGAGTTGGATAGTGTTATCGGGGTGAAAGGGCTGAATTTTGCCAGTTTCCCGGTTCGTAATTACGCAACGACTTATTCTTCTTATAATGGTGTTACTTGCTCCGCTGCCGCCGGAACAGCCTTGGCTACCGGGGAGAAGACGAAGAATGGCACGATCGGGATGGATAAGGAACAGAAAGAGCCTTTATATAGTGTTGCCGTACGGGCAAAAGAAGCCGGACGTAAAGTGGGAATCATTACTAGTGTCGGGATGAATCATGCCACTCCGGCGGCGTTTTACGGGCATCAGCCCCGGCGGACGATGTATTTCGAGTTGGGGAAAGATGCCATCAAGGCCGGGTTTGATTTATATGGCGGTGGAGGTATTATTCAATCCGTATCCCCGAAAGATTCCACGAATCTTTTTGATTTGTTGCATGAGTCGGGATATTTGGTTGTTCGGGGAAACGAGATGTTTCGGGAAAAGATGGTTGAGTTGTCTAAACTGGTGGTCATTCAAGGCGGATTACAGACAACGTTACCTTACGCGATAGATCGGGAAGAGGATGATTTCACGTTAAGTCAGATGACGGAAGGGGCGATAGATTTTTTGAGCCGGGGAAAACAGGGTTTTTTCCTAATGGTGGAGGGTGGTTTGATTGATTATGCTTGTCATGTGAATGATGCTGCCACGGCTTTTCGAGAAGTGGAAGATTTTGCTGATGCGGTACAAAAAGCATACGAGTTTTATTTGAAACATCCGGATGAGACGTTGATCGTGGTTACTGCCGATCACGAGACGGGAGGCATCGTTCTCGGGACTGGCTCGTATCAATTGAATCTTCGGGTATTGGAGAATCAGAGGGTGTCTCTGGAGAAATTGACTCGTGAGATTCGGGAATTACGAGATATGAAGAGTAATCAGGTGGCGTGGGAGGATGTGCAGGAGCTTCTGGCGAAGAATTTAGGTTTCTGGAATACCGTAAATTTATCAACGGAAGACGAACAGGCCTTGAAGAATTGTTATCGGGAAACATTCTCGGGCAAGACCGTTGAAATGGTTAAAAATTTGTATTCGGAGAATGAGCCGATCGCTCAATTGTCCATCAATATACTGAATCGTCTTGCCAAAATTAGCTGGGCCAGCGGGGGGCATTCGGCGGGAGTTGTTCCGGTATATGCAATCGGGGTTGGTGCGGAATGGTTTAATGGACGCTTGGATAACACGGATATTCCTAGAATAATTGAGGCTTTGGCAAAATATGAGTAGTATTTAATTAACAATGTTTATTTTTTATTAGATGTTATTGGGTGGCGTGGTGTCGTTGAATTTAATTCCTTTATCAGTTTTTATTTCGTCAATAAAATTGATAGAATGGAAAAGCGAGAGATTACTGGAGTACAAGGTCAAGTTAACAATATTGAGGTAATATTCAAAGAGTATTATGGCTCTCTTTGTTATTTCGCTTCCCAGTTCTTGAAAAACGAGGAGGTGATAGAGGATCTTGTACAAGATGTTTTTATCGCTCTGTTGGAGAAAAAGATGCTTTTTCAATCCGAAGTACATTTGAAAAATTTCTTGTATTTATCCATTCGGAATTCTTGTTTAAATTATATCCGCAATACCCGTTCGAAAGATCGGTATATTGCTTCATTGGCTCATGAAGAACAGACTGAAGATTTCGAGGAAAGCATTATTTTAGCTGAAATTCATAGAGAATTGGCCGCTGCTGTTGAAAAATTGCCGGAGGAGTGCCGGAAGGTCTTTCAGCTTTGTTATTTTCAAGGGTTGGATAATGAAAGTGCCGCACAAGAACTTGGATTGAGTGTTAATACTGTAAAAGCACAAAAGGCTCGCGGAAAAAAGATTTTAAGAGAAAATTTGAAAGATATTTTCCCATTATTAATGTTACTAAATCCCTTGTTCTAAGGGATAAACGTGGTGTGTGAAAATTAGGCGTAGGTGTGAATTGTATTTTTTTTGAAAAAAATGCGATCCCGTTTAATCCTTTCGAGGTAGGGTTGTGTAATAATAATGTATGAAAAATAGTATTAACACATATCCGTATGACATTGCCGCGATAATATTAGCTTATTTGCGGAGTGAAATAGATGAGAAAGGACAACAAAAACTAGATGCATGGTTGGAGGAGGCCGATTCTCATAAAGCTCTTTTTGCCCGGATTCAGGATGAAGCGATGCAATATGAAGACATTCAGAAAATATTGTCTTATGATGCTGGCGGAGCATGGCAGATCGTGAAACAAAAAGCAGCCCGGAGAAGGAGAAAACGTTTGATGAGGGTATATCAAGTTGCGGTTTCTGTTGTGGTTGTTTTGGGAGTGGCAATCGCTTTCTTGTTGAAGGAAGAGGCTACTGTTGTTCCGGTTGCCAAGGTGGAAGAGATTACTCCGGGGCGTTCCATTGCTAAACTGACTGTCGCATCAGGGGACGTCTATCATTTGGATTCATTGAATCAGGTCGATCTCGTTACTTCTTTGGCAGAAAATAACGGAAAAGAGGTTGTTTTTACAGATCGACAATTGGAGGAAAGTGTGAGAGAAATAAGGTATAATAAAGTCGAGATTCCAAGAGGGGGAGAGTATCAGATTGTGTTGGGAGATGGAACCCGGGTGTATTTGAATGCACAGACGGAACTTCGTTTCCCGGAAAGTTTTGCTAATAGCGAGCAGCGTTTGGTATATTTGACCGGGGAGGCTTATTTCGAGGTGGCTAAAAATCCGTCCAAGCCTTTTATCGTACAATGTAAGGATTATGCGGTGAAGGTTTTGGGAACTTCGTTTAACGTGAATAGTTACGAGGGAGACGAAACTTCTAAAACAACGTTGGCTACCGGTAAGGTCGAAATTGATATGGATGGGAAACAGACGATTTTGAATCCTGGTCAACAGGCGATTATAAAAGATGGAGAAGTGAACGTGAGGGAAGTGGATGTTGAGGTGTACACGACTTGGATGTATGAGAATTTCCGGTTTAAAAGTGAAAGTATTCAGGAGATTATGACGAAACTTTCTCGCTGGTACACGATAGATGTGTTCTATATGAACGAGGCTGTCAAAAATTATCACTTTACCGGTTACTTGCCTCGTTATGCCAAGATTGCTGATGTGTTGGAATTATTGAGTTTAACAACAAATATAAAATTTGATGTAAAGGGTAGAACAGTGACAGTAATGGAGAAGTAGTGAAATAGTAAAGCCGAAGCTGCAACTTCGACTTTACAAAAATGTGTACTAAAATAAACCCAAAGGGGATTTCACAAATATACTTGATTTTTCTCCAAAACAAAATGATGTGTCTCAAACAATGGAAAATAATTTCATTGAAGGTGCGTGTTATGTTTGAATTTTTAAGTTTTAATAAACATCAATTGCTTGGGCCAGAGGCAAATTCTTTGAATTTGCCGAAACGTCCGGGTGTATGTGTGCAAAAATGACCTAAATAAATTATCAATGAAAAGTAAAATTAGAAACTGGGTGATCAGATGTGGCAAACTATCATTAGGCTGCAAACTAATGGTGGTGTTGTTACTATTTACACATTTTGCGTTTTCAAGCGAAAATGCGTTTGGACAACAGACTATTACTGTGCAATTTGAAAAACAGTCATTAAGTGAGGTTTTACAAGTTTTAAAACAAAAGACTGGTTTTGAATTCCTGTACAATGACGAGGAAATTAAGGGGGTGACGAATATCACCTGTTCTTTCACGAATGCTTCTGTTCAAGAGATTTTGAAATCTTGCCTTGCCGGAACGAAGTATAATTTTAAGATCGTGGATAATTTGATCGTGATTACTCCGGATGATAAAAAGAAGGATGAGGTGCAGAAAATCGTGGTATCAGGTAAGGTGCTGGATGATGGCGGACAAACATTACCGGGAGTGACGATTTTATTGAAGGGAACCACGATAGGGGTGGTAACAGATGTTGATGGTAAGTTTAAAATCGAATTGCCTAAGCAGGATTCATTGATTTTGCTTTTCTCTTTCGTGGGAATGGAGGTGCGAGAGTTGGATGTGAATAAGATTAAAGATTTGAGCAAGGAAGTGGTGGTTCACATGAAAGCGGACGTGACGGAGATGGAGGAAGTTGTGGTAACCGGGTATGGACAAATTAAGAAACAAAGTTTTACAGGTAGCTCCGTGACAGTGAAAAAAGAGGATTTATTAAAAGTTTCACAAACCAATGTGATTGCTGCTTTGCAGACGTTTGATCCTTCTTTTCGTATTCAGACGAATAATCAATGGGGATCGGATCCGAATGCGATGCCTGAAATGTATATCCGTGGCCGTTCCGGTATCGGGGTTAAAGAGTTGGATCCGAATTACACGACAAAAGGTAATTTGGAAAATAACCCGAACTTGCCGACGTTTATCATGGACGGGTTTGAGGTGGATGTACAAAAAGTGTACGATATGGACCCGAACCGGATTGAGAGTATCACGATTTTGAAAGATGCTGCTGCAACAGCTATGTACGGTTCTCGTGCAGCTAACGGCGTGGTGGTCATCACGACAGTAGCCCCGAAACCGGGAGAGGTGACAGTTACTTATTCTTTGACAGGTGGAGTGACTTTCCCGGATTTGTCGGATTATAATTTGGCTAATGCAGAGGAAAAGTTGGAAATTGAACGTCTTGCGGGACTGTATGACCCGGAAGAAGGAGCCACGAGTATCAGTAAACAGGATGCTTATTGGAGAAGATATAAGAATATAGCAGAAGGAGCGGATACGGATTGGATTTCAAAACCGTTGAGAAACGCAGTTACTCATAAACACAGTCTGTATATTGAAGGTGGAAATTCGGATTTGCGTTATGCTTTGGATGCTTCGTTTAACGGGGACAATGGTGTGATGAAGAAGTCATATCGAAATAGAACCGGAGTCGGTTTCTCCGTGGATTATCGATTGAAAAACTTCCAAGTAAAAAATTATATTTCTTATGGTTATGTGAAAGCACAGGAATCTCCGTATGGTTCTTTTAGTGATTATACCACGTTGTTACCTTATGACCGTTGCTTTAATGAAGACGGTTCTATGAGAAAAAAGTTACAATTTACTGAAATTAGGTATCAGAGCGCCTTGAATCCTTTGTATGAGGCTAGTCTGCATAGTTATGATTATGACAAGTATGATGAGATTATTGATAATGTCAGCGTGAACTGGTTTATCAATGACTACCTGTCGATGAAAGGACAATTCAGTATTACCAAACAATTTACAAAAGGGGAACGTTTTATTGATCCTGAGTCCAATAAATCATCAACCCAAGCCAGTTCCAATGAGTTGCTGACAGG
Proteins encoded in this region:
- a CDS encoding GGGtGRT protein, with product MALFESYDRRINQINTVLNNYGIKDIEEAKAICDAKGIDPYKMCKDIQPIAFENAAWAYVVGAAIAIKKGCKKAAEAAEAIGEGLQSFCIPGSVAADRKVGLGHGNLAAMLLREETKCFAFLAGHESFAAAEGAIGIAKSANKVRQQPLKVILNGLGKDAAMIISRINGFTYVQTEFDYYTGELKIVKEKAYSKGERAQVRCYGADDVREGVAIMRHEGVDVSITGNSTNPTRFQHPVAGTYKKECMETGRKYFSVASGGGTGRTLHPDNMAAGPASYGFTDTLGRMHGDAQFAGSSSVPAHVEMMGFLGMGNNPMVGATVAVAVSIEEAMK
- a CDS encoding alkaline phosphatase produces the protein MRKLLFIWLVGVLVFLFESCSEPRQVKYVFYFIGDGMGVNQVNGTEMFLAELDSVIGVKGLNFASFPVRNYATTYSSYNGVTCSAAAGTALATGEKTKNGTIGMDKEQKEPLYSVAVRAKEAGRKVGIITSVGMNHATPAAFYGHQPRRTMYFELGKDAIKAGFDLYGGGGIIQSVSPKDSTNLFDLLHESGYLVVRGNEMFREKMVELSKLVVIQGGLQTTLPYAIDREEDDFTLSQMTEGAIDFLSRGKQGFFLMVEGGLIDYACHVNDAATAFREVEDFADAVQKAYEFYLKHPDETLIVVTADHETGGIVLGTGSYQLNLRVLENQRVSLEKLTREIRELRDMKSNQVAWEDVQELLAKNLGFWNTVNLSTEDEQALKNCYRETFSGKTVEMVKNLYSENEPIAQLSINILNRLAKISWASGGHSAGVVPVYAIGVGAEWFNGRLDNTDIPRIIEALAKYE
- a CDS encoding outer membrane beta-barrel family protein; this translates as MEINKYLGLILLFCVTSVAYARQDEKGCIVKGWVKDTVSLKAIAYATVQVAEAEHRTIPVKLTVTDTNGFFKVGPLAVGKYVLTFSHVGYRGVVWEFRVEAGRDEMSVGTLYMVASAERLQEVDVVARKLPIRFEVDKITYDMGDDPDAKNESVLEVLRKVPLVTVDGMDGIELNGRKCSIYINGRPSGLVKQQPGKGLKGIPAVAVKKIEVITDPGAKYDASEVGGIINIEMARMGLEGYSLYVVGGGDDYGTWNVAANGMLKYGKLSLSSFLSYYDVGARRSEYHNVLENLNDQEQRYLVWDMNSEVIQPMTWGNVEVSYEVDSLNLLTFSFSSRQTDSRWKQTGWNEARREDHASLYEYGVSERIGMDDGTREVAFNYQRTFENPDHVFTLSYMYNRTPSEGYTNRDVFDFQKMDEGVKFSPYETRNRNKAYTGEHTVQADYVNRFSAVHALESGVKYIRRNTSSKSFYRERTDAGADWGMQAERMEKLLHVQDIYAAYAAYSFNYKKFGMKLGARFEQATLDVSLYPDTQPDFDARFSNLVPSVALSFQAARTRVWKLGYNMRIMRPGVGLLNPYQSETNASVVSYGNSRLKAERFHHVSFGFSSFASKWMVNASLDYRYAGNAIQGYGFVSEEGRVENTYGNIGKENSVALNLFVNCNLKSKTSVRLNGNVAYIDLESKEVPSSACGWQYSVTGMVQQTLGWGIRTMVQGGYIGSRVSLQTDYPGSYYYVLQVNKSFLKDRFTLSLVASNIFDNERKSKGKKIGAGYVQHFGNVMEYSSVQFWLSYRIGNLRAAVKKVKRGIVNDDVLKE
- a CDS encoding lysophospholipid acyltransferase family protein, with protein sequence MKLLVNLCSYLGYGMLWGVSFLPLPVMYLVTDVLFVILFYGVHYRRKVVDMNLRNSFPEKSEEERKRIARKYYRHLCDTFAEFYKLWHISEDEIKRRCVMVNMDVPHRYFEQGRSVIAFSGHYGNWEMMYSYKLWEKDVELIPIYKPIHNKVFDRMTCKIRSRFGATPLAKADTLRVMLRNQQEGKITMTGFIGDQTPNKRSLHFWTRFLNQDTAVLEGTERIARKLNQPVVFVNMRKVKRGYYHAEFYDLCSDPQSLEPGELTRMHIQMLERFIREEPAYWLWSHRRWKHKRAVVA
- a CDS encoding RNA polymerase sigma-70 factor, translating into MEKREITGVQGQVNNIEVIFKEYYGSLCYFASQFLKNEEVIEDLVQDVFIALLEKKMLFQSEVHLKNFLYLSIRNSCLNYIRNTRSKDRYIASLAHEEQTEDFEESIILAEIHRELAAAVEKLPEECRKVFQLCYFQGLDNESAAQELGLSVNTVKAQKARGKKILRENLKDIFPLLMLLNPLF
- a CDS encoding response regulator transcription factor, with the protein product MDKEFNFIKRKHILIVDDERQLLDLIESILREDGFSSITTAGSAQEAIVACHTSFPDLAILDVNLPDRDGFSLMKDIRQIKDIPILFLTARDKPEDMFTGLDAGGDDYMTKPFLPKELLLRLSAILRRSYKNEKTVIELAHCTIDFDKAEINRQGETFPLTAREHAILNVLYKSANRIVTMDALCAEAWGDNLYGYENSLMAHIRRIREKIEMTPSSPESLITIKGLGYKLIL
- a CDS encoding iron-sulfur cluster assembly scaffold protein, producing the protein MIYSHEVQHMCVVKKGPNHGPAPIPEEGKWVRSKEIKDISGLTHGIGWCAPQQGACKLTLNIKDGIIEEALIETIGCSGMTHSAAMASEILPGKTLLEALNTDLVCDAINTAMRELFLQIVYGRSQSAFSEGGLPIGASLEDLGKGMRSQVGTMFGTKAKGTRYLEMAEGYVTRMGLDEDGEVIGYEFIHLGKFTDMLKKGIDPKEAVEKATGSYGRFADAVKYIDPRQE